One region of Halomicrobium sp. LC1Hm genomic DNA includes:
- a CDS encoding MBL fold metallo-hydrolase, whose protein sequence is MQITYQHANPRGGKESTVLRFEGLIPDQTVAVLIDAGSGVVVDDLLDRSAGEYLTAVCLTHAHLDHYESLGRAIRDGAPILATPSTASILEDVLAAGKEYYDITETDTVLERLEACSSWTRLVEGLHVHPVPAGHAPGACGFLFAVRDDDVYRTVLATGDFTRRGAAGYPGLPTDLPVDVLVLTGATNSSFETEATEIVESITERVLAGAPVLACTSALIGVQIAYWLGHYFDQIDEHVPIRLAGHVANVYDQLGYEVPSVKSVPVFDDPTQFVANGALAIAGPEVPVGGSSARLFEQLRTDANAFVLQVTGGGTEPVTAGQCTTTASVFSNHPTREVVDEVVAAYDPVHVVVVHQHNEAADCFKDHYDSYVWATDDADEYCLFDRGGWQGPPWVSERTVRRVEANTDTTGHLLDGISESTLPVPTVGRTPSVDLSEEGLHLDGLDERFQQTEPVVDTSTSSPPGDTTSQDDSSETADERSPGLADIERRLDAIETRLRADEFEARVVDAQDGVTLLRLDDEIDGVSHGDRVTLSLELVDR, encoded by the coding sequence GTGCAGATAACGTATCAACACGCGAATCCTCGCGGGGGCAAGGAGTCGACAGTGTTGCGGTTCGAGGGATTGATTCCCGACCAGACTGTCGCCGTACTGATCGACGCTGGGAGCGGCGTGGTAGTCGACGACTTACTGGACCGATCGGCCGGCGAGTACCTGACTGCCGTCTGTCTCACACACGCCCACCTCGATCACTACGAGTCGCTCGGACGGGCGATCCGAGACGGCGCACCGATCCTCGCTACGCCGTCGACGGCGTCGATTCTCGAAGACGTGCTGGCAGCGGGGAAGGAGTACTACGACATCACAGAGACCGATACCGTCCTCGAACGACTCGAAGCGTGCTCTTCGTGGACGCGCCTCGTCGAAGGTCTGCACGTCCATCCGGTACCGGCAGGTCACGCACCGGGTGCCTGTGGATTTCTCTTCGCCGTCAGAGACGACGACGTGTATCGGACGGTCCTGGCGACTGGGGACTTTACGCGACGTGGTGCAGCGGGCTATCCCGGCTTGCCGACCGACCTCCCGGTCGACGTGCTGGTGCTGACCGGTGCGACGAACTCGTCGTTCGAGACCGAGGCCACGGAGATCGTCGAGTCGATCACAGAGCGCGTCCTCGCCGGGGCACCGGTCCTCGCCTGTACGAGTGCGCTCATCGGAGTCCAGATCGCCTACTGGCTCGGCCACTACTTCGACCAGATCGACGAACACGTCCCGATCCGACTCGCCGGCCACGTTGCGAACGTGTACGACCAACTTGGGTACGAGGTGCCGTCGGTCAAGTCGGTCCCAGTGTTCGACGATCCGACGCAGTTCGTCGCCAACGGCGCGCTCGCCATCGCTGGTCCCGAAGTGCCAGTCGGCGGGAGCTCGGCTCGACTCTTCGAACAACTACGGACCGACGCCAACGCCTTCGTCTTGCAAGTGACTGGCGGCGGGACGGAGCCTGTCACGGCGGGTCAGTGTACGACGACCGCGTCCGTCTTTAGTAACCACCCGACCAGAGAGGTCGTCGACGAAGTCGTGGCGGCGTACGATCCGGTCCACGTGGTCGTCGTCCACCAGCACAACGAAGCTGCAGATTGCTTCAAGGATCACTACGACAGCTACGTGTGGGCGACCGACGACGCCGACGAGTACTGCCTGTTCGATCGAGGTGGCTGGCAGGGACCTCCCTGGGTGTCAGAGCGAACCGTCAGAAGGGTCGAGGCCAACACCGACACGACCGGCCACCTGCTCGACGGCATCTCGGAATCGACGCTCCCCGTCCCGACAGTCGGCCGGACTCCGTCGGTCGATCTGAGTGAAGAGGGACTCCATCTCGACGGCCTCGACGAGCGCTTCCAACAGACGGAACCAGTTGTCGACACGAGTACATCGTCCCCGCCCGGCGACACGACATCGCAGGACGACAGTAGTGAGACGGCAGACGAGCGGTCGCCGGGATTGGCGGACATCGAGCGTCGACTCGACGCGATCGAAACGCGGCTCCGGGCCGACGAGTTCGAGGCCCGTGTCGTCGACGCCCAGGACGGCGTCACACTGTTGCGACTCGACGACGAGATCGACGGTGTCTCTCACGGGGATCGCGTGACGTTGTCGCTCGAACTGGTCGATCGCTGA
- the rad50 gene encoding DNA double-strand break repair ATPase Rad50, with amino-acid sequence MRISRVRMENFKCYGEADLRLDRGVTIIHGLNGSGKSSLLEACFFALYGTKALDENLGEIVSIGADDATVELWFTHGGGDFHIERRVRATGERATTAKCVLETPEGSFDGARAVRRRVTELLRMDSEAFVNCAYVRQGEVNKLINASPGQRQDMLDDLLQLGKLEEYRERASDARVGIGRVRDDKQGALGQLEEQIAEKEERDLYDRLNELRSQIAETSEEIERIEGQRERAVQTRDDAQSIIDDYEEKQAELDELEAEIDELRETIAETERERDEIDERIRDRKETLSERETELREAVAESDLDSADSDAVSERIDELTARDDELRDRIEAQRVAASEHGSEAESLRESAATLDERATEKREEAERLEAEVADTREDVRERRDQLDEIDERIETLAARFEDAPVDRDGVEDHRDEVASTLEDARQRVTELETTLEAERERVAEAQQLLDAGKCPECGQDVTDSPHVEKIDERRDRIEEHERDLEAAREAVTTREERLERAEQLVETAAEIETLETRRDDVTRLIEDRESGLDEEEDRIDELRADAEALASEADEKREAATEAEQAAQECRDVVADCNQQRQECKTELERLERIETLLAAVEECEDDLERLREQRQQKDEINDERRERLADKRERTSTLEAEFDDANVEEARAERERATEYIQQADEKLDELRAERDDLQASAGAVENEIEALEELRERRDELAATVEKLATLYEEAEELESMYGTVRAELRQRNVETLERMLNDVFDLVYQNDSYSHIELDGEYQLTVYQKDGEALDPEQLSGGERALFNLSLRCAIYRLLAEGIEGAAPMPPLILDEPTVFLDSGHVSQLLGLIEFMRDDVGVEQIVVVSHDEELVGAADALVRVEKDSTTNRSTAQRVEAGVVADAAD; translated from the coding sequence ATGAGGATCTCTCGGGTCCGGATGGAGAACTTCAAGTGTTACGGCGAGGCCGACCTGCGACTCGACCGCGGCGTGACGATCATCCACGGCCTCAACGGCAGCGGGAAGTCCTCGCTGCTGGAGGCCTGTTTCTTCGCGCTCTACGGGACCAAGGCCCTCGACGAGAACCTCGGCGAGATCGTCTCGATCGGGGCCGACGACGCGACCGTCGAGCTGTGGTTCACCCACGGCGGCGGCGACTTCCACATCGAGCGCCGCGTCCGGGCGACGGGCGAGCGAGCGACGACCGCCAAGTGCGTCCTCGAAACGCCGGAGGGGAGCTTCGACGGCGCTCGCGCCGTCCGCCGCCGCGTCACCGAACTCCTCCGGATGGACAGCGAGGCGTTCGTCAACTGTGCGTACGTCAGGCAGGGCGAGGTCAACAAGCTGATCAACGCCTCGCCGGGCCAGCGCCAGGACATGCTCGACGACCTCCTCCAGCTCGGGAAGCTAGAGGAGTACCGCGAGCGGGCAAGCGACGCCCGCGTCGGCATCGGCCGCGTCCGCGACGACAAACAGGGCGCGCTGGGCCAGCTCGAAGAGCAGATCGCCGAGAAGGAGGAGCGTGACCTCTACGATCGCCTCAACGAACTCCGGAGCCAGATCGCCGAGACCAGCGAGGAGATCGAACGCATCGAAGGCCAGCGCGAGCGGGCAGTCCAGACCCGCGACGACGCCCAGTCGATCATCGACGACTACGAGGAGAAACAGGCCGAGCTCGACGAACTCGAAGCCGAGATCGACGAGCTCCGGGAGACGATCGCAGAGACCGAACGGGAGCGAGACGAGATCGACGAGCGGATTCGGGACCGAAAGGAGACGCTGAGCGAGCGCGAGACGGAACTGCGCGAGGCCGTCGCCGAGAGCGACCTCGACAGCGCCGACTCCGACGCCGTCTCCGAGCGGATCGACGAACTGACCGCCCGCGACGACGAGCTGCGAGACCGAATCGAAGCCCAGCGGGTCGCGGCCTCGGAACACGGCAGCGAGGCCGAGTCGCTGCGCGAGAGCGCCGCGACTCTCGACGAGCGAGCCACCGAGAAACGCGAGGAGGCCGAGCGACTCGAAGCCGAGGTGGCCGACACCCGCGAGGACGTACGGGAACGGCGCGACCAGCTCGACGAGATCGACGAGCGAATCGAGACACTCGCGGCCCGCTTCGAGGACGCACCGGTGGATCGGGACGGCGTCGAAGACCACCGCGACGAGGTCGCGTCGACGCTCGAAGACGCACGCCAGCGGGTCACGGAACTGGAGACGACGCTCGAAGCCGAACGCGAGCGCGTCGCCGAGGCCCAGCAGCTTCTCGACGCTGGGAAGTGTCCGGAGTGCGGGCAGGACGTGACAGACTCGCCTCACGTCGAGAAGATCGACGAACGGCGCGACCGAATCGAGGAACACGAGCGTGACCTCGAAGCGGCCCGAGAGGCGGTGACGACCCGCGAGGAGCGACTCGAACGAGCCGAGCAGCTCGTCGAGACGGCCGCCGAGATCGAGACCCTGGAGACGAGACGCGACGACGTCACGCGCTTGATCGAGGACCGCGAGTCGGGGCTCGACGAGGAGGAAGACCGGATCGACGAACTCCGGGCCGACGCCGAGGCGTTGGCGTCGGAGGCCGACGAGAAGCGCGAGGCGGCCACCGAGGCCGAGCAAGCGGCCCAGGAGTGTCGCGACGTCGTCGCCGACTGCAATCAACAGCGCCAGGAGTGCAAGACGGAGCTGGAACGGCTCGAACGCATCGAGACGCTGCTCGCGGCGGTCGAGGAGTGCGAAGACGACCTCGAACGACTGCGCGAGCAGCGCCAGCAGAAAGACGAGATCAACGACGAGCGCCGCGAGCGACTCGCCGACAAGCGAGAGCGCACGTCCACTCTCGAAGCGGAGTTCGACGACGCGAACGTCGAGGAGGCCCGCGCGGAACGCGAGCGGGCGACGGAGTACATCCAGCAGGCAGACGAGAAACTCGACGAACTCCGGGCCGAACGCGACGACCTACAGGCGAGCGCTGGGGCCGTCGAAAACGAGATCGAAGCCCTGGAGGAGCTCCGTGAGCGCCGCGACGAACTGGCGGCGACCGTCGAGAAGCTCGCGACGCTGTACGAGGAGGCCGAGGAGCTGGAGTCGATGTACGGCACCGTCCGGGCCGAGCTGCGCCAGCGCAACGTCGAGACGCTCGAACGGATGCTCAACGACGTGTTCGATCTGGTCTACCAGAACGACTCGTACTCTCACATCGAACTCGACGGGGAGTACCAGCTGACGGTGTACCAGAAAGACGGCGAGGCGCTCGATCCCGAGCAGCTCTCCGGGGGCGAGCGCGCGCTGTTCAACCTCAGCCTCCGGTGTGCGATCTACCGACTGCTGGCCGAGGGAATCGAGGGGGCTGCGCCGATGCCGCCCCTGATCCTCGACGAGCCGACCGTCTTTCTCGACTCCGGGCACGTCTCACAGCTGCTCGGCCTGATCGAGTTCATGCGTGACGACGTGGGCGTCGAGCAGATCGTCGTCGTCAGCCACGACGAGGAACTCGTCGGCGCGGCCGACGCGCTGGTCCGCGTCGAGAAGGACTCGACGACCAACCGCTCGACGGCACAGCGGGTCGAGGCGGGCGTCGTCGCGGACGCCGCCGACTAG
- the mre11 gene encoding DNA double-strand break repair protein Mre11: MTRVIHTGDTHIGYQQYHVPERRDDFLDAFRQVVDDAIGSGADAVVHAGDLFHDRRPTLTDVLGTLDVLERLDDADIPFLAVVGNHEAKRDAQWLDLYESLGLATRLDDEPRVIGDTAFYGLDYVPRSQRDALDYDFRSHDADHAALVSHGQFQPFDYGTWDATAIVDEATVDFDALLLGDEHTPGTKQVDETWLTYCGSTERASADERDDRGYNIVTFDGDVTITRRGLDTREFVFVEVELAGDEGLEHVRERVGEYDLTDAVVIVHVDGEGEPITPAGIEEFALERGALVARVTDHREFADEREVEVSFADPDEAVHERVRELGLSEAARDIDETIRASKVPDSNVADTVEERVADLVEAGDLAVFDGADAESAHPETEADGGHAPTDDRSSASDERADDAAADQPADDAAGETESGDPDDQSTMEEYL; this comes from the coding sequence ATGACGCGGGTCATACACACCGGCGACACCCACATCGGGTACCAGCAGTACCACGTGCCCGAGCGCCGGGACGACTTCCTGGACGCGTTCCGACAGGTCGTCGACGACGCGATCGGTTCGGGGGCCGACGCCGTCGTCCACGCTGGCGACCTGTTTCACGACCGGCGACCGACGCTCACGGACGTGCTCGGAACGCTGGACGTACTGGAGCGACTCGACGACGCCGACATCCCGTTTCTGGCCGTCGTCGGCAACCACGAGGCAAAGCGCGACGCCCAATGGCTCGACCTCTACGAGTCGCTGGGGCTGGCGACGCGTCTCGACGACGAACCGCGCGTGATCGGGGACACGGCCTTCTACGGCCTCGACTACGTCCCCCGCTCACAGCGCGACGCACTCGACTACGACTTCAGGTCCCACGACGCGGATCACGCCGCGCTGGTCAGTCACGGCCAGTTCCAGCCCTTCGACTACGGCACCTGGGACGCGACGGCCATCGTCGACGAGGCCACCGTCGACTTCGACGCGCTCCTGCTGGGCGACGAGCACACGCCCGGCACGAAGCAGGTCGACGAGACGTGGCTCACGTACTGCGGGTCGACCGAGCGCGCCAGCGCCGACGAGCGCGACGACCGTGGGTACAACATCGTCACGTTCGACGGCGACGTGACCATCACGCGCCGGGGGCTCGACACCCGCGAGTTCGTCTTCGTCGAGGTCGAGCTGGCCGGCGACGAGGGGCTCGAACACGTCCGTGAGCGCGTCGGCGAGTACGATCTGACCGACGCGGTCGTGATCGTCCACGTCGACGGCGAGGGCGAGCCGATCACGCCGGCCGGCATCGAGGAGTTCGCGCTCGAACGGGGAGCGCTGGTCGCGCGCGTCACCGACCACCGGGAGTTCGCCGACGAACGCGAGGTGGAGGTGAGCTTCGCCGACCCCGACGAGGCCGTCCACGAGCGCGTGCGGGAACTCGGTCTGAGCGAAGCAGCCCGAGACATCGACGAGACGATTCGCGCCTCGAAGGTCCCCGACTCGAACGTCGCCGACACCGTCGAAGAGCGCGTCGCCGACCTCGTCGAAGCGGGCGATCTGGCGGTCTTCGACGGAGCCGACGCCGAGAGCGCGCACCCAGAGACCGAAGCCGACGGCGGCCACGCGCCGACCGACGACCGCAGTTCCGCATCGGACGAGAGGGCCGACGACGCCGCGGCGGACCAGCCAGCCGACGACGCCGCTGGCGAGACGGAGTCAGGGGACCCGGACGACCAGTCGACGATGGAGGAGTACCTGTGA
- a CDS encoding helix-turn-helix domain-containing protein, translating into MSTSELDRPGGASEPTTVEWDAVRELPPSAKLVAKVLEYNGTLTQSQLSEETLLPARTVRYALNRLEEAGAVDSRFSFADARKRIYTLTVEQ; encoded by the coding sequence ATGAGCACGTCAGAACTCGATCGACCCGGTGGTGCATCGGAGCCGACGACCGTCGAGTGGGACGCGGTCCGCGAACTCCCGCCGAGTGCAAAACTCGTCGCGAAGGTCCTGGAGTACAACGGAACGCTCACCCAGAGCCAACTCTCCGAGGAGACGCTGTTGCCCGCACGGACCGTCCGCTACGCGCTCAACCGCCTCGAAGAGGCGGGGGCCGTCGACTCTCGGTTCTCCTTCGCGGACGCACGGAAGCGCATCTACACCCTGACCGTCGAGCAGTAG
- a CDS encoding GNAT family N-acetyltransferase yields the protein MYVRDAKNREEVWLLDHIEEMGLDASAFRSRDYVIAIDEADNEKAGFGRIRIHRTDDAEICELTSIGVLDRWRGQGVGAHVIERLVEYAGDQGFDEVYSLTDEADYLQQFGFERIEVAQLPEKLRERLTTKQENIQPDAVPVRLAVDRFELPQRFRDAFKEAAAGAAEEAEPEEGPEDFGIDPDEATYKYDTGR from the coding sequence ATGTACGTCCGGGACGCCAAAAACCGAGAAGAGGTCTGGTTGCTGGATCACATCGAGGAGATGGGGCTCGACGCGAGTGCGTTTCGGTCCCGCGACTACGTCATCGCGATCGACGAGGCAGACAACGAGAAGGCCGGCTTCGGCCGCATCCGGATCCACAGGACCGACGACGCGGAGATCTGTGAGCTGACGAGCATCGGCGTCCTCGACCGCTGGCGCGGCCAGGGCGTCGGCGCACACGTCATCGAACGGCTCGTCGAGTACGCCGGCGATCAGGGCTTCGACGAGGTGTACTCGCTGACCGACGAAGCCGACTACCTCCAGCAGTTCGGCTTCGAGCGCATCGAGGTGGCCCAGCTACCGGAGAAACTCCGCGAGCGACTGACGACCAAACAGGAGAACATCCAGCCCGACGCGGTGCCGGTCCGGCTGGCCGTCGACCGCTTCGAGTTGCCCCAGCGCTTCCGCGATGCGTTCAAGGAGGCCGCCGCCGGTGCCGCCGAGGAGGCGGAACCGGAGGAAGGGCCGGAGGACTTCGGGATCGACCCGGACGAGGCGACCTACAAGTACGACACTGGGCGGTAG
- a CDS encoding proteasome-activating nucleotidase produces MTDTVDEVDLPYDDDASQQEKIEALQERLEVLEDQNEEMRDKLLDANAENNKYQQKLERLTHENKKLKQSPLFVATVQELTDEGVVIKQHGNNQEALTEVTDEMRDGLEPDSRVAVNNSLSIVKRLDDETDVRARVMQVDQSPDVTYADIGGIEEQMEEVRETVELPLKSPEMFEDVGIDPPSGVLLHGPPGTGKTMLAKAVANQTDATFIKMAGSELVHKFIGEGSKLVRDLFELARNEEPAVVFIDEIDAIAAKRTDSKTSGDAEVQRTMMQLLSEMDGFDERGEIRLIAATNRFDMLDRAILRPGRFDRLIEVPKPDYEGRKQIFQIHTRGMNVADDVDFERLAGDIDEASGADVKAICTEAGMFAIRDDRTEVRMQDFTDAWEKIESEESDDQDVSPTYA; encoded by the coding sequence ATGACCGACACCGTCGACGAGGTCGATCTGCCGTACGACGACGACGCGTCCCAGCAGGAGAAAATCGAGGCGTTACAGGAGCGTCTCGAAGTGCTGGAGGATCAAAACGAGGAGATGCGCGACAAGCTGCTGGACGCCAACGCCGAGAACAACAAGTACCAGCAGAAGCTCGAACGGCTCACCCACGAGAACAAGAAGCTCAAGCAGTCGCCGCTGTTCGTCGCCACCGTCCAGGAGCTGACCGACGAGGGCGTCGTCATCAAGCAACACGGCAACAACCAGGAGGCCCTGACCGAGGTCACCGACGAGATGCGCGACGGCCTCGAACCGGACTCCCGCGTCGCCGTCAACAACTCCCTGTCGATCGTCAAACGGCTCGACGACGAGACCGACGTGCGGGCTCGCGTGATGCAGGTCGACCAGAGCCCCGACGTGACCTACGCCGACATCGGCGGGATCGAAGAGCAGATGGAGGAGGTCCGCGAGACGGTCGAACTCCCGCTCAAGTCCCCCGAGATGTTCGAGGACGTGGGGATCGATCCACCGTCCGGCGTCCTCCTGCACGGCCCGCCCGGCACCGGGAAGACGATGCTGGCCAAAGCCGTCGCCAACCAGACTGACGCCACGTTCATCAAGATGGCCGGCTCCGAGCTGGTCCACAAGTTCATCGGCGAGGGGTCGAAGCTGGTGCGGGACCTGTTCGAACTCGCGCGCAACGAGGAGCCCGCCGTCGTCTTCATCGACGAGATCGACGCCATCGCGGCCAAGCGGACGGACTCGAAGACCTCCGGCGACGCCGAGGTCCAGCGGACGATGATGCAGCTGCTCAGCGAGATGGACGGCTTCGACGAGCGCGGCGAGATCCGACTCATCGCTGCCACCAACCGCTTCGACATGCTCGACCGCGCGATCCTCCGGCCCGGCCGCTTCGACCGCCTCATCGAAGTCCCCAAGCCCGACTACGAGGGTCGCAAACAGATCTTCCAGATCCACACCCGCGGCATGAACGTCGCCGACGACGTGGACTTCGAGCGACTCGCGGGAGACATCGACGAGGCGTCGGGTGCCGACGTGAAGGCGATCTGTACGGAAGCGGGGATGTTCGCCATCCGTGACGATCGCACCGAAGTCCGGATGCAGGACTTCACCGACGCCTGGGAGAAAATCGAGTCCGAAGAGAGCGACGACCAGGACGTGTCGCCGACCTACGCCTGA
- a CDS encoding DUF6293 family protein, with amino-acid sequence MDVAQRVHLMPVGYENDRIVLSAQRFSADRVVLLEYDDQTAHPSYADEIRDRLDDAGIDHETIDCNIFDFYDSLGTIAELATRFTDHDVYVNLATGSKVTAIGGMIACMATGATPYYVRAERYAAETDGDVAEGIREVTELPTYPMDHPDPQQVAVMAHLEAEGGVTKRALIDFGEEAGLPFLAEHDAANRKSQYRLLDSHVLSPLAETGYVTITERGRSKRVELTDAGHNTLRAFRYLIDDES; translated from the coding sequence ATGGACGTTGCCCAGCGCGTACACCTGATGCCCGTCGGCTACGAGAACGATCGGATCGTCCTCTCTGCCCAGCGGTTCAGCGCCGACCGCGTCGTGCTACTGGAGTACGACGACCAGACGGCTCACCCCTCCTACGCCGACGAGATCCGCGACCGTCTCGACGACGCGGGAATCGACCACGAGACGATCGACTGCAACATCTTCGACTTCTACGACTCGCTGGGGACCATCGCCGAACTGGCGACCAGATTCACCGACCACGACGTGTACGTCAACCTCGCGACCGGCAGCAAGGTCACCGCCATCGGCGGCATGATCGCCTGCATGGCGACGGGCGCGACGCCGTACTACGTGCGCGCCGAGCGCTACGCCGCAGAGACCGACGGCGACGTTGCGGAGGGAATTCGCGAGGTGACGGAGCTGCCGACGTATCCGATGGACCATCCCGACCCCCAGCAGGTGGCGGTCATGGCACACCTCGAAGCGGAGGGCGGTGTGACCAAACGGGCGCTGATCGACTTCGGCGAGGAGGCGGGACTCCCCTTCCTCGCGGAACACGACGCGGCCAACCGCAAGAGCCAGTATCGGCTGCTGGACAGTCACGTCCTCTCGCCGCTGGCCGAGACCGGCTACGTCACGATCACCGAGCGAGGGCGCTCGAAACGCGTCGAGTTGACCGACGCCGGCCACAACACGCTGCGGGCCTTCCGGTACCTGATCGACGACGAGTCCTGA
- the glyA gene encoding serine hydroxymethyltransferase, which produces MPTDLTPVDESLADALSAERERQRETLTLIASENHASEAVLRAQGSVLTNNYAEGRPGDRYYAGCAHADEVERLAIERARELFDTVHANVQPHSGTQANLAAYEALLEPGDSILSLELTSGGHLSHGHDATAVATHYEVEHYHVDPETGRLDYEAVAERARETNPDLLVSGYSAYPRRVDWERMQAIAESVDAAHVADIAHLTGLVAADIYPSPVGVADVVTCSTHKTIRSGRGGAIMASEEYAEAVDRAVFPGCQGGPLLHNVAGKAAGFYEALQPEFEAYASQTVENATALGERLDGRGFDLVSGGTDVHFVLLDFQQSHPDLTGQRAEELLEAVGVVCNKSTVPGDRRNSTVTSGVRLGTPAITTRGFDADATRRLADAIADVLDSPEDESVRADASGTVADLCTEFPVYE; this is translated from the coding sequence GTGCCGACAGACCTGACCCCAGTCGACGAGTCGCTCGCGGACGCACTGTCAGCCGAACGAGAGCGCCAGCGCGAGACACTGACGCTGATCGCCAGCGAGAACCACGCCAGCGAGGCCGTCTTGCGGGCACAGGGTTCTGTCCTGACGAACAACTACGCCGAGGGTCGTCCCGGTGATCGCTACTACGCCGGCTGTGCGCACGCCGACGAGGTCGAACGGCTGGCGATCGAGCGCGCGAGAGAACTGTTCGACACGGTCCACGCGAACGTCCAGCCCCACTCGGGCACGCAGGCCAACCTCGCGGCCTACGAAGCCCTCCTCGAACCGGGCGACAGCATTCTCTCGCTGGAACTGACGAGCGGCGGCCACCTCAGCCACGGCCACGACGCGACCGCGGTGGCGACCCACTACGAGGTCGAACACTACCACGTCGACCCGGAGACTGGTCGACTCGACTACGAGGCCGTCGCCGAGCGCGCTCGCGAGACGAATCCGGACCTGCTGGTCTCGGGCTACTCGGCGTATCCCCGCCGAGTCGACTGGGAGCGGATGCAGGCCATCGCCGAGTCGGTCGACGCCGCCCACGTCGCAGACATCGCCCACCTCACCGGCCTCGTCGCCGCCGACATCTACCCCTCACCGGTCGGCGTCGCCGACGTGGTGACCTGCTCGACGCACAAGACGATCCGGTCGGGCCGTGGCGGCGCGATCATGGCCAGCGAGGAGTACGCGGAGGCGGTCGACCGCGCCGTGTTCCCGGGCTGTCAGGGCGGCCCGCTGCTGCACAACGTCGCGGGCAAGGCCGCTGGCTTCTACGAGGCCCTCCAGCCCGAGTTCGAGGCGTACGCGAGCCAGACCGTCGAGAACGCGACCGCTCTCGGCGAGCGACTCGACGGCCGTGGCTTCGATCTGGTCTCCGGTGGTACGGACGTACACTTCGTCCTCCTGGACTTCCAGCAGAGCCATCCCGACCTCACAGGCCAGCGCGCCGAGGAACTGCTCGAAGCGGTCGGCGTCGTCTGCAACAAGTCGACGGTCCCCGGCGACCGACGGAACTCGACCGTCACCAGCGGCGTCCGCCTCGGCACGCCCGCGATCACGACGCGAGGCTTCGACGCCGACGCGACCCGGCGGCTCGCCGACGCCATCGCGGACGTGCTCGATTCCCCCGAAGACGAGAGCGTTCGAGCGGACGCGAGCGGCACCGTCGCGGACCTCTGTACCGAGTTCCCAGTCTACGAATAG